A window of the Pongo abelii isolate AG06213 chromosome 10, NHGRI_mPonAbe1-v2.0_pri, whole genome shotgun sequence genome harbors these coding sequences:
- the TAS2R7 gene encoding taste receptor type 2 member 7: MTDKVQTTLLFLAVGEFSVGILGNAFIGLVNCMDWIKKRKIASIDLILTSLAISRICLLCVILLDCFILVLYPDVYATGKEMRIIDFFWILTNHLSIWFATCLSIYYFFKIANFFHSLFLWMKWRIDRVISWILLGCMVLSVFISLPATENLNADFRFCVKAKRKTNLTWSCRVNKTQHASIKLLLNLATLLPFCVCLMSFFLLILSLRRHIRRMQLSATGCRDPSTEAHVRALKAVISFLLLFIAYYLSFLIATSSYFMPETELAVIFGESIALIYPSSHSFILILGNNKLRHASLKVIWKVMSILKGRKFQQHKQI, encoded by the coding sequence ATGACAGATAAAGTGCAGACTACTTTACTGTTCTTAGCAGTTGGAGAGTTTTCAGTGGGGATCTTAGGGAATGCATTCATCGGATTGGTAAACTGCATGGACTGGATCAAGAAGAGGAAAATTGCCTCCattgatttaatcctcacaagtcTGGCCATATCCAGAATTTGTCTATTGTGTGTAATACTATTAGATTGTTTTATATTGGTGCTATATCCAGATGTCTATGCCACCGGTAAAGAAATGAGAATCATTGACTTCTTCTGGATACTAACCAATCATTTAAGTATCTGGTTTGCAACCTGCCTCAGCATTTACTACTTCTTCAAGATAGCTAATTTCTTTCACTCACTTTTCCTCTGGATGAAGTGGAGAATTGACAGGGTGATTTCCTGGATTCTACTGGGGTGCATGGTTCTCTCTGTGTTTATTAGCCTTCCAGCCACTGAGAATTTGAATGCTGATTTCAGGTTTTGTGTgaaggcaaagaggaaaacaaacttAACTTGGAGTTGCAGAGTAAATAAAACTCAACATGCTTCTATCAAGTTATTGCTCAACCTGGCAACCCTGCTCCCCTTTTGTGTGTGCCTAATGTCCTTTTTCCTCTTGATCCTCTCCCTGCGGAGACATATCAGGCGAATGCAGCTCAGTGCCACAGGGTGCAGAGACCCCAGCACAGAAGCCCATGTGAGAGCCCTGAAAGctgtcatttccttccttctcctctttatTGCCTACTATTTGTCCTTTCTCATCGCCACCTCCAGCTACTTTATGCCAGAGACGGAATTAGCTGTGATTTTTGGTGAGTCCATAGCTCTAATCTACCCCTCAAGTCATTCATTTATCCTAATACTGGGGAACAATAAATTAAGACATGCATCTCTAAAGGTGATTTGGAAAGTAATGtctattctaaaaggaagaaaattccaaCAACATAAACAGATCTGA
- the TAS2R9 gene encoding taste receptor type 2 member 9 — MPSAIEAIYIILIAGELTIGIWGNGFIVLVNCIDWLKRRDVSLIDIILISLAISRICLLCVISLDGFFMLLFPTTYGNSVLVSIVDIVWTFANNSSLWFTSCLSIFYLLKIANISHPFFFWLKLKINKVILAILLGSFLISLVISVPMNDDMWYHLFKVSHEENITWEFKVSKIPGTFKQLTLNLGAMVPFILCLISFSLLLFSLVRHTKQIQLLATGFRDPSTEAHMRAIKAVIIFLLLLIVYYPVFLVMTSSALIPQGKLVLMIGDIVTITFPSSHSFILIMGNSKLREAFLKMLRFVKRFLRRRKPFVP, encoded by the coding sequence ATGCCAAGTGCAATAGAggcaatatatattattttaattgctgGTGAATTGACCATAGGGATTTGGGGAAATGGATTCATTGTACTAGTTAACTGCATTGACTGGCTCAAAAGAAGAGATGTTTCCTTGATTGACATTATCCTGATCAGCTTGGCCATCTCCAGAATCTGTTTGCTGTGTGTAATATCATTAGATGGCTTCTTTATGCTGCTCTTTCCAACTACATATGGCAATAGCGTGCTAGTAAGCATTGTGGATATTGTCTGGACATTTGCCAATAATTCAAGTCTCTGGTTTACTTCTTGCCTCAGTATCTTCTATTTACTCAAGATAGCCAATATATCGCACCCATTTTTCTTCTGGCTGAAGCTAAAGATCAACAAGGTCATCCTTGCGATTCTTCTGGGGTCCTTTCTTATCTCCTTAGTTATTAGTGTTCCAATGAATGATGATATGTGGTATCACCTTTTCAAGGTCAGTCATGAAGAAAACATTACTTGGGAATTCAAAGTGAGTAAAATTCCAGGTACTTTCAAACAGTTAACCCTGAACCTGGGGGCGATGGTTCCCTTTATCCTTTGCCTGATCTCATTTTCCTTGTTACTTTTCTCCCTAGTTAGACACACCAAGCAGATTCAACTGCTTGCTACAGGGTTCAGAGACCCCAGTACAGAGGCCCACATGAGGGCCATAAAGGCAGTGATCATCTTTCTGCTCCTCCTCATTGTGTACTACCCAGTCTTTCTTGTTATGACATCTAGTGCTCTCATTCCTCAGGGAAAATTAGTGTTGATGATTGGTGACATAGTAACTATCACTTTCCCAtcaagccattcattcattctaatcATGGGAAACAGCAAGTTGAGGGAAGCTTTTCTGAAGATGTTAAGATTTGTGAAGCGTTTCCTTAGAAGAAGAAAGCCTTTTGTTCCATAG
- the TAS2R8 gene encoding taste receptor type 2 member 8, producing the protein MFSPADNIFIILITGEFILGILGNGYIALVNWIDWIKKKKISTTDYILTNLVISRICLISVIVVNGIVTVLYPDVYTKSKLQIAISTFWTFANYLNMWFTTCLNVFYFLKIANSSHPLFLWLKQKIDMVVRWILLGCFAISLLVSLIIAIVLSRDYRFHAIAKHKRNITEMFHVSKMLYFEPLTLFNLLAIVPFIVSLMSFFLLVRSLQRHTKQIKLYATGGRDPSTEAHVRAIKTMTSFIFFFFLYYITSLLVTFSYLMTKYKLAMAFGEIVAILYPSGHSFILIILNNKLRQASVRMLTCIKITCVI; encoded by the coding sequence ATGTTCAGTCCTGCAGATAACATCTTTATAATCCTAATAACTGGAGAATTCATACTAGGAATATTGGGGAATGGATACATTGCACTAGTCAACTggattgactggattaagaagaaaaagatctCCACAACTGACTACATCCTCACCAATTTAGTTATCTCCAGAATTTGTTTGATCAGTGTAATTGTTGTAAATGGCATTGTAACAGTACTTTACCCAGATGTTTATACAAAAAGTAAACTACAGATAGCCATTTCTACCTTCTGGACATTTGCCAACTACTTAAATATGTGGTTTACCACCTGCCTTAATGTCTTCTATTTTCTCAAGATAGCAAATTCCTCTCACCCACTTTTTCTCTGGCTGAAGCAGAAAATTGATATGGTGGTTCGCTGGATCCTGCTGGGATGTTTTGCCATTTCCTTGTTGGTCAGCCTTATAATAGCAATAGTACTGAGTCGTGATTATAGGTTTCATGCAATTgccaaacacaaaagaaatatTACTGAAATGTTCCATGTGAGTAAAATGCTGTATTTTGAACCCTTGACTCTCTTTAACCTGCTTGCAATTGTCCCATTTATTGTGTCACTGatgtcatttttccttttagtaaGATCTTTACAGAGACATACCAAGCAAATAAAACTCTATGCTACCGGCGGTAGAGACCCCAGCACAGAAGCTCATGTGAGAGCCATTAAAACTATGACttcatttatcttcttttttttcctatactATATTACTTCTCTTTTGGTGACCTTTAGCTATCTTATGACAAAATACAAGTTAGCTATGGCGTTTGGAGAGATTGTAGCAATTCTCTATCCTTCAGGtcactcatttattttaattattttaaataacaaactGAGGCAGGCATCTGTCAGAATGCTGACATGTATAAAAATCACCTGCGTGATATGA